One genomic window of Calorimonas adulescens includes the following:
- the spoVE gene encoding stage V sporulation protein E → MPKKGVYDYNLLMIVTILLAIGIVMVFSASSVSAYFKMGDPYYFLKRQLLWGALGYVVMIFFMNYDYWKLKKFSNITLLITICLLVAVLIPGIGIEINEAKRWIGFGGLTIQPSEIAKIGIVLYMSTSLENGGKDKLNNFFKGLVPYLVLLGVIFILIVMEPNLSTAGIILIVGLVILYTAGAKISHIVFLVFSGVGLAASLIASNAYKHWQERIFGFLDPWSDVSDTTFQIVQSLYALGSGGLFGTGLGKSREKLLYLPEPQNDFIFSIIGEELGFIGASIIVVLFIALIIRGLRIAARSQDLFAVLMATGITSLIGIQALMNIAVVTSSMPVTGVPLPFISAGGSSMVFTMAGVGILLNISRYIE, encoded by the coding sequence ATGCCAAAAAAGGGAGTTTATGATTATAATCTGCTGATGATAGTAACAATACTCCTTGCTATAGGTATAGTAATGGTATTCAGTGCCAGCTCGGTATCAGCATACTTCAAGATGGGAGACCCATATTATTTTTTGAAACGTCAGCTTTTATGGGGCGCTCTTGGTTATGTCGTAATGATATTTTTCATGAATTATGATTATTGGAAATTAAAAAAGTTTTCTAATATTACTTTGTTAATCACGATCTGCTTGCTTGTCGCTGTTTTGATTCCTGGCATAGGAATTGAAATAAATGAGGCAAAAAGATGGATCGGTTTTGGTGGACTTACCATACAGCCGAGTGAGATAGCTAAAATAGGTATAGTATTGTATATGTCTACAAGTCTAGAAAATGGTGGCAAAGATAAACTCAACAATTTTTTTAAAGGCTTGGTTCCATATCTTGTATTGCTGGGTGTTATTTTTATTTTGATAGTTATGGAGCCCAATTTAAGTACAGCTGGTATAATCTTGATTGTTGGATTAGTAATTTTGTATACTGCTGGTGCAAAAATTTCACATATAGTTTTCCTTGTTTTTAGCGGGGTTGGCCTGGCCGCTTCCTTGATAGCATCTAATGCTTATAAACACTGGCAGGAACGTATATTTGGTTTTCTTGATCCATGGTCTGATGTAAGTGATACCACATTTCAAATAGTTCAATCACTTTATGCACTGGGTTCAGGAGGATTATTTGGTACAGGCCTTGGTAAGAGCAGGGAAAAACTTCTTTATTTGCCAGAGCCACAAAATGATTTTATTTTTTCGATAATTGGGGAAGAATTGGGATTTATAGGTGCTTCCATTATAGTAGTTTTGTTTATTGCATTAATAATACGTGGTTTAAGAATAGCGGCACGTTCTCAAGATCTGTTTGCTGTACTGATGGCTACCGGTATTACATCATTAATTGGGATACAGGCTTTGATGAACATAGCTGTTGTGACATCCTCAATGCCGGTTACAGGAGTACCTTTACCTTTCATAAGTGCCGGTGGTTCATCAATGGTATTCACTATGGCCGGGGTAGGCATACTTTTAAATATTTCAAGATATATTGAATAG
- the murG gene encoding undecaprenyldiphospho-muramoylpentapeptide beta-N-acetylglucosaminyltransferase, translating into MKVLIAGGGTGGHVYPGIAIAKELKERDINTEILFVGTENGLENKIVPGEGFELKTIHSKGFKRKAITENFKTISVNFQGLLDSYRIVSNFKPDIAIGTGGYVTGPVLLICSFMRIKTVIHESNVIPGVTNKILSRFVDRIALSYEETKKYFNKRIAGKIVVTGNPVRKDIFIYRKSEAKKALGFDVSKPLIVSVGGSRGAANINKTVLSYLNNYMPSNIQFLFITGENQYESIIKQCNMLKNKDVKVIPYAYNMPVVYAAADLIICRAGAMTISELIACGKPSILIPSPYVAENHQEYNARTLEKIGAAKVILEKDLDEKILYNYINEIIYNNDKLKAMSESAKSLSKPDALDQIVDLMYTLARS; encoded by the coding sequence ATGAAGGTATTGATTGCAGGTGGTGGTACAGGGGGGCACGTATATCCAGGGATTGCAATAGCAAAAGAGCTAAAAGAAAGAGATATTAATACTGAGATATTGTTTGTAGGTACTGAAAATGGACTGGAAAACAAAATAGTTCCAGGAGAAGGGTTCGAACTCAAGACAATACATTCAAAGGGATTCAAGCGAAAAGCAATAACTGAAAATTTTAAAACAATATCAGTAAATTTTCAGGGGTTATTGGATTCATATAGAATTGTTTCTAACTTTAAGCCAGATATAGCGATAGGCACAGGAGGATACGTGACTGGCCCTGTTCTTTTGATTTGTTCATTTATGAGAATCAAAACCGTTATACATGAATCCAATGTAATCCCCGGAGTTACAAATAAAATCTTATCACGATTTGTTGACAGGATTGCTTTGAGCTATGAGGAGACAAAAAAATATTTTAATAAAAGGATAGCCGGAAAGATTGTAGTTACAGGAAACCCAGTACGAAAGGATATATTTATTTACAGGAAAAGTGAGGCAAAAAAAGCCCTTGGCTTTGATGTGTCAAAACCATTGATTGTTTCTGTAGGTGGAAGCCGTGGAGCAGCTAATATAAATAAGACCGTTCTTTCATATTTAAATAACTATATGCCGTCAAACATACAGTTTCTATTTATTACAGGTGAAAACCAGTATGAAAGTATAATTAAGCAATGCAATATGTTAAAAAATAAAGATGTGAAGGTTATACCTTACGCATATAATATGCCAGTTGTATATGCAGCGGCTGACCTCATTATCTGCAGAGCTGGGGCTATGACTATTTCAGAGTTAATAGCGTGTGGAAAGCCCTCTATCCTTATACCATCTCCATATGTAGCAGAAAATCATCAGGAATATAATGCCAGAACCTTGGAAAAAATAGGGGCAGCCAAGGTGATATTGGAAAAAGATCTTGATGAGAAAATTCTATATAATTATATTAATGAAATAATATATAATAATGATAAATTAAAGGCAATGAGCGAAAGTGCAAAATCTTTATCTAAGCCTGATGCCCTCGATCAGATTGTTGATTTGATGTATACTCTGGCAAGGTCTTAG
- the murA gene encoding UDP-N-acetylglucosamine 1-carboxyvinyltransferase, with translation MGKYKIVGGKKINGSIEIGGAKNAALPIIIATTLAKGVSIIHNCPYLEDITILIKILSRIGCKIMYQDHTLVIDTSSINSTDLTFGLCEKIRPSILLIGALIANYSAVNITYPGGCEIGPRPIDLHLKGLRALNINIKESHGNINAIASKIKGNEILLDYPSVGATENIMLAACLAEGKTIIRNAAKEPEIIDLQNFLNLMGADVNGAGTNSIYISGVDRLNPAEYTIIPDRIAAGTYMIAAAITGGEIILKNVISEHIQPIIAKLKECGCSINTNENIYLKAPPRVKALDIIRTLPYPGFPTDLQAPIMALMSIAKGTTIITETVFENRFNHVEELKKMGADIKVDGRIAVIRGVDCLYGSSVAAKDLRGGAALVLAGLAAYGDTIVDKNEHIDRGYECFDDNLRSLGAEIYKI, from the coding sequence ATGGGGAAATATAAAATAGTTGGAGGTAAAAAAATTAACGGTTCTATAGAGATTGGTGGTGCAAAAAATGCTGCTTTACCCATAATCATCGCTACAACTTTGGCTAAAGGTGTTTCTATTATACATAATTGTCCGTATTTAGAAGACATAACAATATTAATAAAAATTTTGAGCAGGATTGGTTGTAAAATTATGTATCAAGACCATACTCTGGTTATTGATACATCCAGCATTAATTCGACTGATTTGACCTTTGGTCTTTGTGAAAAGATAAGGCCATCTATTTTGCTGATAGGTGCGTTGATAGCAAATTATAGTGCTGTAAACATCACCTATCCCGGTGGCTGCGAAATAGGACCCAGGCCGATTGATCTGCATCTGAAAGGACTTAGGGCATTGAATATAAATATTAAAGAGTCACATGGCAATATTAATGCGATAGCCTCAAAAATAAAGGGTAATGAGATTCTACTTGATTATCCAAGTGTTGGCGCCACAGAGAATATTATGCTCGCAGCATGCCTTGCAGAAGGCAAAACCATCATCAGAAATGCAGCAAAAGAACCGGAGATAATAGACCTCCAAAACTTTTTAAATTTAATGGGTGCGGATGTAAATGGGGCAGGTACAAATTCTATCTATATTAGCGGGGTTGATAGATTAAATCCTGCTGAGTATACCATAATACCGGATCGAATAGCAGCAGGCACTTACATGATTGCCGCTGCAATAACCGGTGGAGAAATAATATTAAAAAATGTAATAAGTGAGCATATTCAACCTATAATTGCAAAACTTAAGGAATGTGGTTGTTCTATTAATACAAATGAAAATATTTATTTAAAAGCGCCGCCAAGAGTAAAGGCGCTAGACATAATAAGAACCCTTCCATATCCTGGATTTCCTACAGATTTGCAGGCTCCCATAATGGCACTGATGTCCATTGCGAAGGGTACAACAATCATAACAGAGACAGTTTTTGAAAACAGGTTTAACCATGTAGAAGAATTAAAAAAAATGGGTGCCGATATAAAGGTGGACGGGAGGATAGCTGTTATAAGAGGTGTAGATTGTCTGTATGGTTCTAGTGTTGCTGCAAAGGATTTGAGGGGTGGTGCTGCACTTGTATTGGCCGGTTTGGCGGCCTATGGTGATACGATTGTGGATAAAAATGAGCATATAGATAGAGGTTATGAGTGTTTTGATGATAATTTGAGAAGTCTTGGGGCAGAAATTTATAAAATATGA
- a CDS encoding cell division protein FtsQ/DivIB: METKVYQFPHKKKRHSKFGVWIIITCIFLLIFYLVNTDIFIVKNIEVTGNYYLSEKDIISLAGISPGQNIFTINLDKIRTNLLENPHIKDIKIRRSLPNSIIIDIDERNVVAAVPYSGVYLQIDEDGVVIEVSKEYQDSSMPILSGLKVKNFYVGKKLDLENISEFNKSLAILKGLKENKMEDLISEVRILDGSISLISSTGLMIDFNVEKNIDYRLSFLKSVLLDLSSKNYKEGHIIVDDVGNIIYRPNQ; encoded by the coding sequence ATGGAAACTAAAGTCTATCAATTTCCGCATAAAAAGAAAAGACATTCAAAGTTTGGTGTATGGATTATTATTACCTGCATATTTTTACTGATTTTTTATCTGGTGAATACAGACATTTTTATAGTAAAGAACATTGAAGTTACTGGTAATTACTATCTTTCAGAGAAAGATATTATATCTCTGGCAGGTATAAGTCCCGGCCAAAATATTTTTACCATAAATTTGGACAAGATAAGAACAAATTTATTAGAGAATCCTCATATTAAAGATATAAAAATCAGGCGAAGTTTGCCGAACAGTATTATAATAGATATTGATGAAAGAAATGTTGTAGCTGCTGTTCCATATAGTGGAGTTTATCTTCAGATAGATGAGGATGGAGTAGTGATTGAGGTATCAAAAGAATATCAGGATAGTAGTATGCCAATTTTAAGTGGCTTAAAAGTAAAAAATTTTTATGTTGGTAAGAAATTGGACTTAGAAAATATAAGTGAGTTCAATAAATCTCTTGCTATTTTGAAGGGATTGAAGGAAAATAAAATGGAGGATCTTATATCTGAGGTTAGAATACTTGATGGTAGTATTTCGTTGATTTCTTCTACAGGATTGATGATTGATTTTAATGTAGAAAAAAATATAGATTATCGGTTGTCTTTTTTAAAAAGTGTCTTGCTTGACCTGTCAAGTAAAAATTATAAAGAAGGGCACATTATTGTAGATGATGTTGGCAATATAATATATAGACCCAACCAATAG
- a CDS encoding DUF881 domain-containing protein: MISLQFRSVQNGGGAVTIQRVEELTAQLKQVEDENNSLKLQVSQLQNKLDEYETSSSQTNTIISSLREQLEDVNILAGLTDVQGPGVIVTLNDSKQEIQPGEDPSLFLIHDDDLLKVLNELRAAGAEAVSLNEQRIVATTEIRCVGPTVNVNSVRFAPPYVFKAIGDPDTLEAALMLKGGVVDTLRYWGIEISIKKADKIIVPRYNGTLNFKYAAPVKEGAK, translated from the coding sequence ATGATTTCCTTGCAGTTTCGTTCTGTACAAAATGGTGGTGGAGCTGTGACAATTCAGAGGGTTGAAGAGCTGACGGCGCAGTTAAAACAGGTAGAAGATGAAAATAATAGTTTGAAACTGCAGGTTTCTCAGCTGCAAAATAAACTCGATGAATATGAGACATCATCTTCTCAAACCAATACGATTATATCTTCACTTAGAGAGCAACTGGAAGATGTCAATATATTGGCCGGATTAACCGATGTACAGGGGCCGGGCGTAATAGTAACTCTTAATGATAGCAAACAAGAGATTCAACCTGGAGAAGACCCAAGTTTGTTTCTCATTCATGATGACGATTTGTTGAAAGTTTTGAATGAACTTAGAGCTGCAGGGGCTGAGGCTGTTTCTTTAAATGAACAGCGAATTGTTGCAACAACAGAAATCAGATGCGTGGGTCCAACTGTGAATGTTAATTCGGTGAGGTTTGCGCCACCTTATGTCTTCAAGGCAATTGGTGATCCTGATACGTTGGAAGCTGCACTGATGTTAAAGGGTGGTGTTGTTGACACATTGAGGTATTGGGGAATAGAAATCAGCATTAAGAAGGCTGATAAAATTATTGTACCCAGATACAATGGTACGTTGAACTTTAAGTATGCAGCTCCAGTGAAAGAGGGTGCAAAATAG
- a CDS encoding small basic family protein, translated as MVIIPIIGLIVGILLGIFLPVNISATYASYLSIAILASLDSVLGGVRANMEKNFDLDIFITGFISNSLVAAGLAYIGDLLGVPIYLAAIIVFGSRIFNNIAIIRRYLVFSLRKK; from the coding sequence ATAGTGATTATTCCAATAATAGGTTTAATAGTTGGTATACTGCTTGGCATTTTTTTACCAGTCAATATTTCGGCCACATATGCGTCGTATCTATCTATTGCAATACTGGCTTCCTTAGACTCTGTACTTGGTGGGGTTAGGGCAAACATGGAGAAAAATTTTGATTTGGATATATTCATAACAGGATTTATCAGCAATTCGCTTGTAGCAGCAGGCCTGGCCTACATAGGTGATTTATTGGGTGTACCAATTTATTTAGCTGCTATAATTGTATTTGGTAGCAGGATATTCAATAATATTGCAATTATTAGGAGGTACCTGGTATTTTCTTTGCGCAAGAAATAA
- the ftsA gene encoding cell division protein FtsA has protein sequence MNEIITGMDIGTSKICTVISQINKNGDIEIRGVGVSPCTGLKKGVVVDIDETVKGIKSSVSQAEHMANIDVRTVFLNVAGGHVSFIKNRGIIAVTGENREITKHDIVRVIEAAKVIAIPSDKEIIDVIPIQYIIDGYDEIRDPIGMIGTRLEVDANIVISSTTSVENLTRCIRKADLEVGGVIASPLAEGEVLVSQDEKELGVCILDVGAGTTDISVFKEGTIVYSKLLPVGGDHITNDIAVGLKVSLAEAERLKKQYGFAMADMIDEDEEININVIGSQNPVKIKIKDICEIVEARIHEIIMLTNKNLIESGFKSSISTGVVLTGGGISQIKGSVELAQKILGIPVRIGSPDYIGVSLPTHSVAVGIIKYVARHKRDMLGTGAIETKDRRLNGQFRLIDRVKEFFSDFFQ, from the coding sequence ATGAATGAAATAATAACTGGAATGGATATTGGTACTTCAAAAATATGTACCGTAATATCTCAAATAAACAAAAATGGTGATATAGAAATCAGGGGTGTTGGTGTGAGCCCATGTACTGGTCTGAAGAAAGGTGTTGTTGTTGATATTGATGAGACAGTAAAAGGTATAAAAAGTTCAGTCAGTCAGGCTGAGCATATGGCCAATATTGATGTCAGGACTGTATTTTTAAACGTTGCAGGTGGACATGTCAGTTTCATAAAAAATAGAGGAATCATTGCTGTTACTGGAGAGAACAGGGAGATTACGAAGCATGATATTGTCAGGGTAATAGAAGCCGCTAAGGTAATTGCAATACCTTCCGATAAAGAGATTATTGATGTTATACCAATCCAATATATTATAGACGGGTATGATGAAATACGCGACCCTATAGGGATGATAGGCACCCGATTGGAAGTGGATGCGAACATAGTAATATCATCGACGACATCTGTAGAAAACCTTACACGATGCATCCGTAAGGCAGATCTTGAAGTGGGTGGCGTTATTGCATCACCATTAGCTGAAGGCGAGGTTTTGGTATCACAGGACGAAAAAGAATTGGGGGTTTGTATACTTGACGTAGGAGCAGGGACAACAGATATTTCTGTATTTAAAGAGGGCACTATTGTATATTCCAAGCTACTGCCTGTTGGTGGAGACCATATAACCAATGATATAGCAGTGGGGCTGAAAGTTTCCTTGGCAGAGGCCGAGAGGTTAAAAAAACAATATGGTTTTGCCATGGCAGATATGATTGATGAAGATGAAGAAATAAATATCAATGTTATAGGTAGCCAAAACCCGGTGAAGATTAAAATTAAAGACATATGTGAGATAGTGGAAGCCAGGATACACGAAATCATTATGCTTACAAATAAAAATTTGATAGAATCAGGATTTAAGTCATCTATATCAACAGGGGTTGTATTAACCGGTGGGGGCATCTCTCAGATTAAGGGTAGTGTAGAGCTTGCACAAAAAATATTGGGTATTCCGGTAAGAATTGGGTCACCTGATTACATAGGGGTATCATTGCCTACGCATTCCGTAGCAGTTGGTATTATTAAATATGTGGCGAGACATAAAAGAGACATGCTGGGTACAGGTGCTATTGAAACAAAAGACAGGCGACTCAATGGTCAATTCAGATTAATCGATAGGGTAAAAGAGTTTTTTTCTGATTTTTTCCAATAG
- the ftsZ gene encoding cell division protein FtsZ, translating into MIDFEVENSPFATIRVIGVGGGGTNAVDRMIKEGLKGVEFIAMNTDKQALFHSSASIKIQIGEKLTRGLGAGANPEIGRKAAEESRDDIAEYLKGCDMVFITAGMGGGTGTGAAPVIAQIAKEMGVLTVGVVTKPFTFEGHKRMAQAEKGIEELKKNVDTLVTIPNDRLLQVVEKKTSMIDAFKMADDILRQGVQGISDLITIPGLVNLDFADVKTIMSETGLAHMGIGMASGENRATDAAKLAIQSPLLETSIEGAKGVLLNITGGPNLSLFEVNEAANFIYEAADQDANIIFGAVIDETLNDEIKITVIATGFEQSGIKQKPLKAGTGKEEKSMEFDIYNEDELDIPTFLRRNKKRL; encoded by the coding sequence ATGATTGATTTTGAGGTTGAGAATTCACCTTTTGCTACAATACGAGTAATAGGTGTTGGTGGTGGCGGTACAAATGCAGTAGATAGAATGATAAAGGAAGGCCTAAAGGGTGTAGAATTCATAGCAATGAATACTGATAAACAGGCTCTATTTCATTCATCTGCATCCATAAAGATTCAGATCGGTGAAAAACTGACAAGAGGGCTTGGAGCAGGAGCAAATCCTGAAATTGGTAGAAAAGCTGCAGAGGAAAGTAGAGACGATATAGCAGAATATCTGAAAGGTTGTGACATGGTTTTTATTACGGCAGGTATGGGTGGAGGAACAGGTACAGGAGCAGCGCCTGTCATAGCTCAAATAGCAAAGGAAATGGGGGTTTTGACCGTAGGGGTTGTTACCAAGCCTTTTACCTTTGAAGGGCATAAAAGAATGGCGCAGGCTGAGAAGGGAATAGAGGAGTTAAAGAAAAATGTTGATACTCTTGTAACAATCCCTAATGATCGACTATTACAAGTGGTGGAGAAAAAGACGTCCATGATAGATGCCTTTAAAATGGCTGATGATATTTTAAGACAGGGTGTTCAAGGTATTTCCGATTTAATAACAATTCCGGGATTAGTTAATCTTGATTTTGCGGATGTTAAGACTATTATGTCTGAGACCGGCCTGGCCCATATGGGAATAGGTATGGCCAGCGGCGAGAATAGGGCGACTGATGCTGCCAAACTGGCCATACAAAGCCCTCTTCTTGAAACCTCAATAGAAGGAGCAAAAGGAGTTTTACTTAATATTACAGGTGGTCCCAATTTAAGTCTTTTTGAGGTTAACGAGGCTGCCAATTTTATCTATGAGGCTGCAGACCAGGATGCCAATATTATTTTTGGTGCTGTTATTGATGAGACATTAAATGATGAAATAAAAATTACAGTCATTGCGACAGGTTTTGAGCAGAGTGGTATCAAACAAAAACCATTAAAAGCTGGTACTGGCAAGGAAGAAAAAAGCATGGAATTTGATATTTATAATGAAGATGAACTTGATATACCAACCTTCTTGAGAAGAAATAAAAAGCGTTTATAA
- the spoIIGA gene encoding sigma-E processing peptidase SpoIIGA, which yields MYIDVILIENIVLNYLVLYITSILVKYKSTFIKIFVGSLVGALYVIPLFVYNNALFNSVTMKFMLSALMIVIVFHPTRFKEFIRLLSYFYLVSLIFGGVAFALYYSVMASESYSLNGIFVINDFPVILIIATILLGSFLIFYCIEYVRKIRKNLVQMEIIIENNYVSTCALIDTGNTLYEPISHIPVIIVEFDILKEILPEKVIECISQLNQINSQDFDNFTLDQKWLKRFRLVPFKAIGKENGMLLGFKPDGLKIKDDNATKVINDVVLGIYFDKLSQNNEYGALLHPDLLSE from the coding sequence ATGTATATAGATGTTATATTAATAGAAAACATTGTTTTAAACTATCTAGTTCTGTATATTACGTCTATTCTAGTAAAATATAAAAGCACATTTATAAAAATTTTTGTAGGGTCCTTGGTTGGAGCTCTGTATGTCATCCCTTTGTTTGTGTACAATAATGCGTTATTTAACTCTGTTACAATGAAGTTCATGCTTTCAGCATTGATGATAGTAATTGTATTTCACCCTACAAGGTTTAAAGAATTTATAAGACTGTTATCTTACTTTTATTTAGTTTCATTGATATTTGGGGGTGTAGCATTTGCTTTATATTATTCAGTTATGGCATCAGAAAGTTATAGTCTCAATGGAATTTTTGTCATTAATGATTTTCCAGTAATACTTATAATCGCAACCATACTGCTTGGAAGTTTTTTGATATTTTACTGCATAGAATATGTAAGGAAAATACGTAAAAATCTAGTACAGATGGAGATCATAATTGAAAATAATTATGTTTCAACCTGTGCGTTGATCGATACAGGTAATACCCTGTATGAGCCAATAAGTCATATACCGGTAATTATTGTGGAGTTTGATATATTGAAGGAGATATTGCCTGAGAAAGTGATAGAGTGTATTTCACAATTAAATCAGATAAACTCTCAGGACTTTGATAACTTTACCTTAGATCAAAAATGGTTAAAAAGGTTTAGACTTGTTCCATTTAAAGCTATTGGCAAAGAAAATGGTATGCTTCTTGGCTTTAAACCAGACGGACTTAAGATTAAAGACGACAATGCGACCAAAGTCATCAATGATGTTGTACTCGGTATATATTTTGATAAATTATCTCAAAATAATGAATACGGTGCTCTGCTACATCCTGATTTGCTGTCAGAGTAA
- the sigE gene encoding RNA polymerase sporulation sigma factor SigE, producing MYKIWNVSNLLGRLIREILSRINKIYYIGGPEALPPPLSAVEENELLERLKSGENEVKSELIERNLRLVVYIAKKFENTGINIEDLISIGTIGLIKAVNTFDPNKKIKLATYASRCVENEILMFLRRNNKTKLEVSIDEPLNVDLDGNELLLSDILGTDNEVIYQYVENEVDKQLLEMAIQKLSKREKDIINLRFGLNGQIEKTQKEVADMLGISQSYISRLEKRILKRLRKEITRMV from the coding sequence ATGTACAAAATATGGAATGTCAGCAATTTGCTTGGTAGATTAATAAGAGAAATCCTAAGCCGCATTAATAAGATTTATTATATTGGAGGACCGGAAGCATTGCCGCCACCTCTCAGTGCTGTAGAAGAAAATGAACTCCTGGAGAGATTAAAGAGCGGAGAAAATGAGGTGAAAAGTGAGCTCATCGAGAGGAATCTCAGACTTGTAGTATATATCGCAAAGAAGTTTGAAAATACAGGTATAAACATAGAAGATCTAATATCAATTGGAACTATTGGCCTCATTAAAGCTGTAAATACTTTTGATCCCAATAAAAAAATAAAATTGGCGACCTATGCATCAAGATGTGTAGAAAATGAAATCTTGATGTTCTTGAGAAGGAACAATAAAACCAAGTTAGAAGTGTCTATAGACGAGCCATTGAATGTAGATTTAGATGGAAATGAGCTGCTGTTGTCTGATATTCTTGGCACTGATAACGAGGTAATATATCAATACGTAGAGAATGAAGTAGATAAACAGTTGTTAGAGATGGCAATACAAAAACTTTCGAAAAGAGAGAAAGACATAATAAATTTAAGGTTTGGCCTTAATGGGCAGATTGAAAAAACACAGAAAGAAGTGGCAGATATGCTTGGAATATCTCAATCATACATATCCAGATTAGAAAAGAGAATTTTAAAGAGGTTAAGGAAAGAAATTACAAGGATGGTTTAG
- the sigG gene encoding RNA polymerase sporulation sigma factor SigG: MVNNKVEICGVNTSKLPILTNEEMLELMNKMKNGDKEAREKFIKGNLRLVLSVIQRFNNRGESVDDLFQVGCIGLIKAIDNFDVNQNVRFSTYAVPMIIGEIRRYLRDNNSIRVSRSLRDMAYKALQIKDRLVNENSKEPTLSEIAKELNVSEEEIVFALDAIQDPISLFEQVYHDGGDAIYVMDQISDENNQDDTWLDNISLKEAMSKLSERDKNIVRLRFFEGKTQMEVAEEIGISQAQVSRLEKSALNQMRKYI; encoded by the coding sequence ATGGTTAATAACAAAGTTGAGATATGTGGTGTCAATACATCCAAACTTCCTATACTGACCAATGAGGAAATGCTTGAGCTAATGAATAAAATGAAAAATGGCGACAAAGAAGCAAGAGAAAAATTTATCAAGGGGAATCTGCGACTCGTATTGAGTGTGATACAAAGGTTTAATAACAGGGGAGAAAGTGTAGACGATCTGTTTCAGGTTGGATGTATAGGCCTGATAAAGGCAATAGATAATTTTGATGTAAATCAAAATGTAAGATTCTCTACCTATGCTGTTCCAATGATTATTGGTGAAATAAGGAGATATTTAAGAGACAATAATTCCATCAGGGTGAGTCGTTCCCTTAGGGATATGGCGTATAAGGCTCTACAGATTAAAGATAGGCTTGTAAACGAAAATTCAAAAGAGCCCACCCTTTCAGAAATAGCAAAAGAACTTAATGTCTCTGAAGAAGAGATTGTGTTTGCACTGGATGCAATACAGGACCCTATTTCCCTGTTTGAACAGGTATATCACGATGGCGGAGATGCAATATATGTCATGGACCAGATCAGCGATGAAAATAATCAAGATGATACATGGCTTGATAATATATCTTTAAAGGAAGCAATGTCGAAGTTGAGCGAGCGGGATAAAAATATAGTGCGGCTGAGATTTTTTGAGGGCAAGACCCAGATGGAAGTTGCAGAAGAAATTGGAATTTCTCAAGCTCAGGTTTCAAGACTAGAGAAATCGGCATTGAATCAGATGAGAAAGTATATATAA
- a CDS encoding YlmC/YmxH family sporulation protein — MVKITELKEKEVVNIQNGCKLGYVSDIDINLEDGVVEALVIPGGSNFLGLFKRNNDIIIPWNFIRKIGVDVILVDISDNIT; from the coding sequence ATGGTCAAGATAACGGAACTGAAGGAAAAAGAAGTTGTAAATATTCAGAATGGCTGCAAACTTGGTTATGTGAGTGATATTGATATTAACCTTGAAGATGGTGTGGTGGAGGCTTTGGTGATACCAGGAGGAAGCAATTTTTTGGGCCTGTTTAAAAGAAATAATGATATTATTATACCATGGAATTTTATAAGAAAAATTGGAGTAGATGTAATACTTGTAGATATATCAGATAATATAACATAA